A DNA window from Hoplias malabaricus isolate fHopMal1 chromosome 5, fHopMal1.hap1, whole genome shotgun sequence contains the following coding sequences:
- the timeless gene encoding protein timeless homolog, producing the protein MDLFMMNCELLATCSALGYLEGETYHKEPDCLESVKDLIRYLRHEDDTRDIRQQLGAGQILQNDLLPIITQHGQDKPLFDACIRLMVNLTQPALLCFGKIPDDPAFRHHFLQIVSYLQAYKEAFACEKVFTVLSETLYNLLQLDWEQRQEEDNLLIERILLLVRNVLHVPADPYEEKNVDDDASVHDKLLWAIHMSGMDDLLKFLASAQSEQQWSMHVLEVISLMFRDQSPELLVSAGQSRSVQEKRKDTDELEALRQKELAEKRSRVLQRGTRHSRFRGSYVVQGLKSIGENDVIFHQGLHNFKNYSHDAGKAVRRVPKRKQMAKDSESRRRSVLNVRLFLREFCVDFLENCYNRLMYLVKESLIREHAQQHDETYYMWALSFFMAFNRGNGCKPDLVSETLSVRTFHFIEKNVTNYYEMMLTDKKEATSWSRRMHLALKAYQELLLTVNEMDRSKDENIRQSASVIKSNIFYLMEYREIFLTLLRKFDERMQPRSFLRDLVESTHLFLRMLERFCKGRKHLLVQKKKVKRSKGRKQLSSQLENTPEIMEETWKIVSEELTAIGFQLSEVLTESAVPFDAASEIPVTEQRTEAMIRIQDALLARTGPEALGLLRAAREVWPEGDVFGSVEVQPEEELELLKQILFAELPRPAPTEGAVDEDEEGPELEEEEELESVRVSETEFNFLDFIKRFANPNIIRPYLLLLRSYASNTPHTNHCIVKMLHRVAVDLKMDALLFQLSVFYFFNKILSDPAAAAYKELVTFSKFVVSRFFTLAAHNEKAFVELLFWKNVGAVREMTEGYSKDGEGAKKKVPWTPEEEEELRQLYEEHLNSGVPDIVETLLPLLTNTNRTRRQVVAQMVSMGLVDSVKDLKKERKGTRIVLWTEDQEHELQMLFEEYKDSDDILGNILKHLTAKRSRARVVDKILSLGLVSDRRELYKKRRRIAPGKSVGMSEEDFFADLSRGPGQDSMEQDEEEDEDLEDSGDDYEKEKKEQVRAVQKEKGRKRGSAVDKNVSVGALAQNLRREGMSGPVLWLQNCLNRAADDREEDGVSHPVALVPLTEDNEDAMENRNFQRLLHKVGIRAPADEQESFWRIPATMSIYQLRAMAASLDTAEESEVGGEEQRETETSEIESENLRSEPDGEESDRQELRAEALRALLLARQRKHSAEHSKFEELGSESEAQSVDVGSKTSVKRSRMLDSDDERDEDAPSRMNANADAGEVSDEEAQSAPAKRRRQRVLSDEEDEED; encoded by the exons ATGGACTTATTCATGATGAATTGTGAGTTGCTGGCCACTTGCAGTGCCCTCGGCTACTTGGAGGGTGAAACCTACCACAAAGAACCAGACTGTCTCG AGAGTGTAAAAGACTTGATCCGATACCTGAGACATGAAGACGACACGAGGGACATCAGACAACAGCTGGGAGCTGGACAGATTCTTCAGAATGACCTCTTACCCATCATAACTCAGCATGGACAGGACAAACCTCTCTTTGACGCATGTATCAG GCTCATGGTCAACCTGACCCAGCCAGCACTTCTCTGTTTTGGAAAAATCCCAGATGACCCAGCTTTCCGCCATCATTTTCTCCAGATTGTGTCCTATCTGCAGGCGTATAAAGAG gcTTTTGCCTGTGAGaaagtgtttacagtgttgAGTGAGACTCTTTACAACCTCCTGCAACTG GATTGGGAGCAGAGGCAGGAGGAGGATAACCTTCTGATCGAGAGAATCCTGTTGCTGGTCAGAAACGTGCTGCATGTCCCTGCGGACCCCTATGAGGAAAAG AATGTGGACGATGATGCGAGCGTTCATGATAAGCTGCTGTGGGCCATCCACATGAGTGGGATGGATGACCTGCTGAAGTTCCTGGCGAGCGCTCAGAGTGAGCAGCAGTGGAGCATGCATGTGTTGGAGGTCATCTCACTCATGTTCAGAGATCAG tCTCCTGAGCTGCTGGTGAGTGCTGGACAGTCCCGCTCCGTGCAGGAGAAACGGAAAGATACTGATGAACTGGAGGCTCTCAGACAAAAAGAACTGGCAGAGAAACGAAGCAGAGTCTTGCAGAGAGgaaccag ACACTCTCGGTTTCGAGGCTCGTATGTCGTCCAGGGATTGAAGTCCATCGGTGAAAATGATGTGATTTTTCACCAAGGCCTCCATAAT tTTAAGAACTACTCTCATGATGCTGGGAAGGCTGTGAGGCGAGTGCCGAAGCGGAAGCAGATGGCAAAGGACTCTGAGTCTCGCCGGCGCTCAGTTCTGAACGTGCGACTGTTCCTGAGAGAGTTCTGCGTCGACTTCCTTGAAAACTGCTACAACCGCCTCATGTACCTCGTCAAG gaGTCTCTGATCCGTGAGCATGCGCAGCAGCACGATGAGACGTATTACATGTGGGCTCTGAGCTTCTTCATGGCCTTTAACAGAGGAAACGGCTGCAAACCCGATCTAGTCTCCGAAACCCTCTCAGTCCGCACCTTCCACTTCATTGAGAAGAACGTCACAAACTACTATGAGATGATGCTCACTGACAAAAAGGAGGCCACATCTTGGTCTCGCAG GATGCATTTGGCCTTAAAAGCCTATCAGGAGCTGCTGCTGACTGTGAATGAAATGGATCGGTCGAAGGATGAAAACATTCGTCAGAGTGCCAGCGTTATCAAGA GTAATATCTTCTACTTGATGGAGTACAGGGAGATTTTCCTCACTCTCCTGCGAAAGTTTGACGAGCGAATGCAGCCTCGTTCGTTTCTGCGTGACCTGGTGGAGTCCACTCACCTGTTCCTGCGGATGCTGGAGCGATTCTGTAAGGGACGCAAGCATCTCCTTGTTCAG AAGAAGAAAGTAAAACGGTCAAAGGGGAGAAAGCAGCTCAGCTCTCAGCTGGAGAACACACCTGAAATTATGGAAGAGACTTGGAAAATTGTGTCAGAAGAACTTACAGCTATCGGCTTTCAG TTGTCTGAGGTTCTGACTGAGAGCGCTGTGCCATTTGATGCAGCTTCTGAGATTCCTGTCACAGAACAGAGGACTGAAGCCATGATTCGAATTCAGGACGCACTGCTCGCTCGAACAGGACCTGAGGCACTGGGTTTACTGCGAGCTGCACG TGAGGTGTGGCCAGAAGGAGATGTCTTTGGTTCGGTTGAGGTGCAGCCGGAAGAAGAGCTGGAGCTTCTGAAGCAGATCCTCTTCGCTGAGCTTCCCA GACCTGCTCCAACAGAGGGTGCTGTggatgaggatgaggaaggACCAGAgctggaagaggaggaagagttGGAATCTGTGCGTGTGTCCGAAACTGAGTTCAACTTCTTGGACTTCATTAAGAG GTTTGCGAACCCGAACATTATTCGTCCGTACCTGCTCCTGCTGCGCTCGTACGCCTCAAACACACCGCACACAAACCACTGCATTGTGAAGATGCTGCACCGTGTGGCTGTGGACCTGAAGATGGACGCTCTGCTTTTCCAACTTTCCGTCTTCTACTTCTTCAATAAGATCCTTTCGGACCCAGCAGCTGCTGCCTACAAA GAGCTGGTCACCTTTTCCAAGTTTGTTGTGAGCAGGTTCTTTACTCTCGCTGCACACAACGAGAAGGCTTTTGTTGAGCTACTTTTCTGGAAGAACGTTGGTGCTGTGAGGGAGATGACTGAAGGCTACAGCAAAgatgg GGAGGGCGCTAAGAAAAAAGTGCCATGGACTcctgaagaagaggaggagctcCGACAGTTGTATGAAGAGCACTTAAACTCTGGAG TTCCTGACATTGTCGAGACTCTGCTCCCGCTGCTTACAAACACAAACCGCACAAGACGGCAGGTTGTGGCTCAGATGGTGTCTATGGGTTTGGTGGACAGTGTTAAAGACCTGAAGAAGGAGAG GAAAGGGACCCGCATTGTGCTGTGGACAGAAGATCAGGAACATGAGCTTCAGATGCTATTTGAGGAGTACAAAGACTCTGATG ACATCCTGGGGAACATTTTAAAGCATCTGACTGCTAAACGTTCAAGGGCACGCGTGGTAGACAAGATCCTCAGCTTAGGCCTGGTGTCTGATCGCAGAGAGCTGTACAAGAAGCGACGGCGCATTGCTCCTGGGAAAAGCGTAGGAATG AGCGAAGAGGACTTTTTTGCCGACCTGAGCAGAGGTCCAGGACAGGATTCCATGGAGCAGGACGAAGAAGAGGATGAAGACTTGGAAGACAGTGGAGATGAttatgaaaaagagaaaaaggaacAGGTCAGAGCTGTTCAGAAAGAGAAAGGCAGGAAACGTGGATCTGCTGTGGATAAGAATGTCAGCGTTGGAGCTTTGGCTCAGAATTTACGGCGAGAAG GCATGTCAGGGCCAGTCTTGTGGCTGCAAAACTGCCTGAACAGAGCAGCAGATGATCGTGAAGAAGATG GTGTCTCTCATCCTGTGGCGCTGGTGCCTCTGACGGAGGATAATGAGGATGCCATGGAGAACAGAAACTTCCAAAGACTTCTTCACAAAGTTGGCATTCGGGCCCCAGCAGACGAACag GAGTCTTTCTGGAGAATTCCTGCCACAATGAGCATATATCAACTGCGGGCCATGGCAGCATCTCTGGACACTGCAGAAGAGAGTGAGGTTGGAggagaagagcagagagaaacagaaacatctGAAATAGAGTCAGAAAACCTCCGATCAGAACCGGACGGTGAAGAATCTGACAGACAGGAGCTCAGAGCTGAGGCGCTCAGGGCCCTGCTGCTCGCTCGCCAGAGGAAACACTCAGCAGAGCACAGCAAGT TTGAGGAGCTGGGTTCTGAGAGTGAAGCACAAAG TGTTGATGTTGGAAGTAAAACCTCTGTGAAAAGGAGTCGTATGCTGGATAGTGATGATGAGAGAG ATGAGGATGCCCCTTCCAGAATGAACGCAAATGCCGATGCAGGTGAAGTTTCAGATGAAGAGGCTCAGTCTGCTCCAGCGAAACGCAGACGGCAGCGGGTTCTGAGtgatgaagaggatgaagaAGACTAG